One genomic window of Halorhabdus sp. CBA1104 includes the following:
- the menE gene encoding o-succinylbenzoate--CoA ligase gives MRTLDAWPQIDPLTARASSTPDSTAVVEAETGASWTYEALFDEADRLAGRLQAACDGRPQRVGIAMETSIDFVRATHAAWRLGAAVVPLDVREPTDQLETLATKAEVDVILCTEQTAGPVSDLGDRALFSVDTSPTETVPTLPSATGGITPRARYPSETHLVMFTSGSTGEPAGVQLTLTNLFASAIASAFRLGVTRSDRWLVSIPMAHMGGFAPLVRSTLYGTTVILQQDFEPARAAAAMADYDVTGVSFVPTMLSRLLDAGWDRPDALRFVLLGGASASRDLIDRCQRENVPVYPTYGMTETASQVATATPSQAFDNPGTVGQPLLFTQVAVIDDGESVPPGETGEIVIEGPTVTPGYLDEEETEAVFDQRGLHTGDLGYRDADGRLYVVGRQDDRIVTGGENVEPGAVVDAIESCPDVAEAVVVGVPDDDWGERVAALVVPNGTTELSAERIEAACRDELAPYKVPKSIEIGESIPRTVSGTVDRAAVIETIQNS, from the coding sequence ATGCGAACACTCGACGCCTGGCCCCAGATCGATCCGCTGACCGCCAGAGCGAGTTCGACGCCCGACAGCACGGCGGTCGTCGAGGCGGAAACGGGGGCTAGCTGGACGTACGAAGCGCTATTCGACGAGGCCGATCGACTCGCCGGGCGTCTCCAGGCGGCCTGTGATGGACGCCCCCAGCGAGTCGGAATCGCTATGGAGACGAGCATCGACTTCGTCCGGGCGACCCACGCTGCCTGGCGACTGGGAGCAGCGGTCGTCCCACTCGACGTCCGCGAGCCGACCGACCAACTAGAAACGCTCGCCACCAAAGCCGAGGTCGATGTCATCCTCTGTACCGAACAGACGGCAGGGCCAGTCAGCGATCTCGGCGACCGGGCGCTGTTCAGCGTCGACACGTCCCCCACCGAGACAGTGCCGACGCTACCCTCGGCGACCGGCGGCATCACACCCAGAGCCCGGTACCCATCAGAGACACATCTCGTGATGTTTACCTCCGGATCGACAGGTGAGCCGGCGGGCGTGCAACTGACGTTGACGAATCTGTTTGCGAGTGCGATTGCATCTGCATTCCGACTCGGGGTCACCCGTTCCGACCGCTGGCTGGTCTCGATTCCGATGGCACACATGGGCGGCTTTGCGCCCCTCGTCAGGTCGACGCTCTACGGCACGACAGTGATCCTCCAACAGGATTTCGAACCGGCCCGGGCCGCCGCGGCGATGGCTGACTACGACGTAACCGGGGTTTCGTTTGTCCCGACGATGTTATCACGCCTCCTCGATGCTGGCTGGGACCGGCCGGACGCGCTTCGGTTCGTGTTGCTGGGCGGCGCATCTGCATCCCGGGATCTCATCGACCGCTGTCAGCGAGAGAACGTTCCCGTCTACCCGACCTACGGCATGACCGAAACGGCCTCACAGGTCGCCACCGCGACCCCAAGCCAGGCCTTCGACAACCCGGGGACGGTCGGTCAGCCACTCCTCTTTACGCAGGTGGCCGTCATCGACGACGGGGAGTCAGTCCCACCCGGAGAGACCGGCGAGATCGTCATCGAGGGGCCGACAGTCACACCGGGGTACCTCGACGAGGAGGAAACCGAGGCGGTGTTCGATCAGCGGGGCCTACATACCGGCGACCTGGGCTATCGCGACGCCGACGGCCGCTTGTACGTTGTCGGACGGCAAGACGATCGCATCGTCACCGGCGGTGAAAACGTCGAGCCAGGAGCGGTCGTCGACGCGATCGAGTCGTGCCCTGACGTCGCAGAGGCCGTGGTCGTCGGAGTCCCGGACGACGACTGGGGCGAGCGCGTGGCCGCGCTGGTCGTGCCAAACGGGACCACAGAGCTGTCTGCCGAGCGGATCGAAGCGGCCTGTCGTGACGAGTTGGCGCCCTACAAAGTTCCCAAGTCGATCGAGATTGGTGAGTCTATCCCGCGAACGGTCTCGGGAACCGTCGACCGGGCAGCCGTCATCGAAACCATACAGAACAGCTGA
- a CDS encoding NRDE family protein — MCTLILAWQVFADVPVAVAANRDEATDRPSRAPTVWNSDPAILAPRDESAGGTWIGYNECGVLVAITNRWLDDPPAADRSRGLVVRAALDAETAQKAARTVETAVDRTSHAGFNLVVADEQAALLLEWDGTLSVRSLEPGVHVVVNVGADGRYRIPTSRSTVGPEQAETATQLRTTLQPGPGESGDDWLDRAARTIADHEYGACVHGDGFGTQSSSLVRFGDDDRAYWYADGPPCETEYERVEGQV; from the coding sequence GTGTGTACTCTGATCCTGGCCTGGCAAGTCTTTGCCGACGTGCCAGTTGCAGTCGCCGCGAACCGCGACGAAGCCACTGATCGGCCCTCTCGGGCACCCACCGTCTGGAACAGCGACCCAGCGATCCTCGCACCGCGAGACGAGTCTGCAGGCGGGACGTGGATTGGATACAACGAGTGTGGCGTTCTCGTAGCGATTACGAACCGGTGGCTCGACGATCCGCCGGCAGCCGACCGTTCGCGTGGGCTGGTTGTCAGGGCGGCGCTCGACGCCGAGACCGCGCAGAAAGCGGCCAGAACAGTCGAGACCGCCGTCGATCGAACCAGCCACGCTGGGTTCAACCTCGTCGTCGCCGACGAGCAGGCGGCGCTACTGCTCGAATGGGACGGGACGCTCTCGGTCAGGTCTCTTGAACCCGGCGTCCACGTCGTCGTCAACGTCGGGGCCGACGGTCGCTATCGAATACCGACGTCTCGGTCGACCGTTGGGCCTGAACAGGCCGAAACGGCGACGCAGCTACGAACCACACTGCAACCAGGCCCCGGCGAGTCCGGTGACGATTGGCTCGATCGGGCAGCAAGGACCATCGCCGATCACGAGTACGGCGCCTGCGTGCACGGAGACGGCTTTGGTACCCAGTCGTCGTCACTGGTTCGGTTCGGTGACGACGACCGGGCGTACTGGTATGCCGATGGCCCACCCTGCGAGACCGAGTACGAACGCGTCGAAGGTCAAGTTTAA
- a CDS encoding MarR family transcriptional regulator, translated as MSAESEPDLSEDERRGLELVRESGGIHQSDFWKELDVSSRKGSRIVDSLAEQDLINRDEAVYEGHNTYLLTPTAKDLDFSLLMAGDMLSPFVGDEEVNVHSDQFTQWLMNLAYEE; from the coding sequence ATGAGCGCCGAGTCGGAGCCGGATCTCTCGGAGGACGAACGCCGGGGCCTCGAACTCGTCCGAGAGTCGGGCGGCATCCATCAGAGTGACTTCTGGAAAGAACTGGACGTGAGTTCACGCAAGGGATCGCGCATCGTCGACTCCCTGGCCGAACAAGACCTCATCAATCGTGATGAGGCCGTCTACGAGGGGCACAACACGTACCTGCTGACACCGACTGCGAAAGATCTCGATTTCTCGTTGCTGATGGCCGGCGACATGCTCTCGCCGTTCGTCGGCGACGAGGAAGTCAACGTGCACAGCGACCAGTTCACGCAGTGGTTGATGAACCTCGCCTACGAAGAGTAA
- a CDS encoding outer membrane lipoprotein carrier protein LolA, with product MQIVAVVSVVFLASLAVGVWVAAEPPDAVPAFDDVDEQRASLDGLVGLRKTVYERGNTTSESVERVWVRPGTGQYRIEDLHDDPRWPERKVANGTELWLYDDDAQTAIQIDISQTDHSSSGDRISRLLAVVRAADGPATAGSVDPLPVVPVASERDGTTSGIAGQITVTYNGTATVAGRETYVLSLRSTTNATGVVSDFSQRVWLDQEWYVPLKRTTTYNRDGTPVTITVNYENVTFNPGLSSERFQFDPPAEATIKTDESPTQSHFVDIAQLQAVTNYSVPEPTLPDSFDLREATRTVGNVRSIGLRYANETATVAVSKSNLTWYQPRTEGRNVTLGSETATLRNIGTELRISWTCADARYSVAATGLSAAPLIEIARSVACR from the coding sequence GTGCAGATCGTTGCGGTGGTCAGCGTGGTCTTTCTCGCGAGTCTCGCGGTCGGCGTCTGGGTCGCTGCCGAGCCACCCGACGCCGTCCCAGCGTTCGACGACGTCGACGAACAGCGGGCTAGCCTCGATGGGCTCGTCGGTCTCAGAAAGACGGTCTACGAGCGGGGCAACACGACGAGTGAGTCGGTCGAACGCGTCTGGGTACGCCCAGGTACCGGTCAGTATCGCATCGAGGATCTCCACGACGACCCGCGGTGGCCTGAACGGAAAGTGGCAAACGGGACCGAGCTTTGGCTGTACGACGACGATGCCCAAACGGCAATCCAGATCGATATTTCCCAGACGGACCACTCGTCGAGCGGCGATCGGATTAGCCGGCTCCTCGCCGTCGTGAGAGCGGCAGATGGCCCAGCGACCGCAGGGAGTGTCGATCCACTTCCCGTCGTCCCTGTCGCCAGCGAGCGTGATGGGACCACCAGCGGAATCGCCGGGCAAATCACTGTCACGTACAATGGTACGGCGACTGTCGCTGGCCGGGAGACGTACGTCCTCTCCCTTCGGTCGACGACGAACGCGACCGGGGTCGTCTCGGACTTCTCACAGCGTGTCTGGCTCGACCAAGAGTGGTACGTGCCGCTGAAACGAACGACTACGTACAACCGTGATGGGACACCTGTCACGATAACGGTCAACTACGAGAACGTTACGTTTAATCCCGGACTGTCGTCCGAGCGGTTCCAATTCGATCCGCCGGCGGAGGCGACTATCAAAACGGATGAGTCGCCGACACAGAGCCACTTCGTCGATATCGCACAGCTACAGGCTGTCACAAACTACTCCGTTCCGGAGCCGACGCTCCCGGATTCGTTCGACCTTCGCGAGGCGACTCGAACAGTCGGGAACGTCCGGAGTATCGGCCTGCGCTACGCAAACGAGACGGCGACCGTGGCCGTCTCGAAGAGCAACCTCACCTGGTACCAGCCCCGTACGGAGGGCCGGAACGTAACTCTCGGATCGGAAACCGCAACCCTTCGGAATATCGGTACCGAACTCCGCATCTCTTGGACGTGTGCGGACGCTCGCTACTCCGTCGCTGCAACTGGCCTCTCTGCGGCTCCGTTGATCGAGATCGCCCGGTCAGTCGCGTGCCGCTGA
- a CDS encoding DUF2797 domain-containing protein: MLTVKILSIEDPPVQIVGYSTRAGESDPALLLARDGQIDREGLTPGTGVTYTLEARHCAGTIDDGRHLACNAPEAPSCPQHTDRWPCARCRGDCDLPRESCREEHAIYLAAFAPDIFKVGVTRSWRLDTRLREQGADRAAHVRTVENGRIARQIEAEIAETVGDRVRVDRKRAGLHRSVDRDAWEQLLADFDVREQFAFDYGLELTGQPIAETLLTGSVRGTKGRVLVLQRHGTVYAVDMRDLVGYGVTSTEPDREVQASLGSFD; the protein is encoded by the coding sequence ATGCTAACGGTAAAGATCCTCTCGATCGAAGACCCGCCCGTGCAGATTGTCGGCTACAGTACTCGCGCTGGCGAATCCGACCCAGCGCTGTTGCTCGCCCGAGACGGCCAGATCGATCGCGAAGGGCTCACCCCCGGAACGGGGGTGACCTACACGCTTGAGGCCCGCCACTGTGCTGGGACGATCGACGACGGTCGTCACCTGGCTTGCAACGCGCCAGAAGCGCCATCCTGTCCACAACACACCGATCGCTGGCCCTGTGCCCGCTGTCGGGGTGACTGTGACCTCCCACGCGAGAGTTGCCGCGAGGAACACGCGATCTATCTGGCGGCCTTTGCCCCCGACATCTTCAAAGTCGGTGTGACGCGATCCTGGCGGCTGGACACCCGGCTTCGCGAGCAGGGGGCCGATCGGGCGGCACACGTTCGGACCGTCGAGAACGGCCGGATCGCCCGCCAGATCGAAGCAGAGATCGCCGAGACAGTCGGCGATCGCGTTCGCGTCGATCGCAAGCGAGCTGGGCTCCATCGCAGCGTCGATCGGGATGCCTGGGAGCAGCTTCTGGCTGATTTCGACGTCCGCGAGCAATTCGCCTTCGATTACGGCCTGGAACTGACAGGCCAACCCATCGCGGAGACGCTGTTGACGGGCTCCGTTCGTGGGACGAAGGGGCGAGTGCTTGTCCTTCAACGCCACGGCACCGTCTACGCCGTCGACATGCGCGATCTCGTGGGCTATGGGGTCACTTCGACGGAACCGGACCGGGAGGTCCAGGCGAGTCTCGGGTCGTTCGACTGA
- a CDS encoding DsbA family protein: MDDNRQTTALTRRRLLAAGSVAAVSGVAGCSSGETTTSSVSPSAIGTLTETASQNGFPETAVELDGDRRTPIIGDLDADITVRVFENYQCGHCARYSLNHFPAIREEYIETGTIRYAMHDLPFSRDGWEASRRAPHAARAVWEDAGHTAFWEYSQKLFANQDTLGPETYARLAKQVGADPDDARSAAANRRYEAAVSADVAFAEELGVDATPTAFVVDTVTDGYDFETVSAAIEDAKPEANA, encoded by the coding sequence ATGGATGATAATAGACAGACGACGGCGCTGACGCGGCGCCGATTGCTGGCTGCCGGATCGGTCGCGGCCGTCTCCGGGGTTGCGGGGTGTAGCTCGGGAGAGACAACGACGAGTAGCGTCTCACCCTCGGCCATCGGCACGTTGACCGAGACAGCGAGCCAGAACGGGTTCCCGGAGACAGCCGTCGAACTCGACGGCGACCGTCGGACGCCGATCATTGGCGATCTAGACGCCGACATAACGGTCCGGGTGTTCGAGAACTACCAATGTGGGCACTGTGCCAGATACTCGCTGAACCACTTTCCGGCCATTCGCGAGGAATATATCGAAACTGGAACGATACGCTATGCCATGCACGACCTGCCGTTTTCCAGAGACGGGTGGGAAGCGTCCAGACGCGCTCCACACGCCGCCCGGGCCGTCTGGGAGGACGCAGGCCACACTGCCTTCTGGGAGTACTCTCAGAAGTTGTTCGCCAACCAGGACACACTGGGACCAGAGACGTACGCACGGTTGGCCAAACAGGTCGGTGCCGACCCGGACGACGCCCGAAGTGCCGCGGCCAACCGCCGCTACGAAGCGGCAGTGAGCGCGGACGTCGCCTTCGCCGAGGAACTCGGCGTGGACGCGACGCCGACGGCCTTCGTTGTGGACACAGTGACGGACGGATACGACTTCGAGACGGTTTCGGCGGCAATCGAGGACGCCAAACCCGAGGCCAACGCCTGA
- a CDS encoding tRNA (cytidine(56)-2'-O)-methyltransferase, whose product MHEYAEVAVLRLGHRPGRDERTTTHVGLTARALGADRLILEDVAEGRRGTVEDITDRFGGPFEVTVTDGPLGQIRAWDGAIAHLTMYGEPVQAVGEEIQARHRQEPLLVVVGAEKVPFEVYEHADWNVGVTNQPHSEIAALAVFLDRLFDGAELDRDFENATQRVVPQETGKRVVDGDDADAAED is encoded by the coding sequence ATGCACGAGTACGCTGAAGTCGCCGTGTTACGCCTCGGACATCGACCGGGCCGGGACGAACGGACGACCACGCACGTCGGGTTGACGGCCCGTGCCCTGGGTGCGGACCGACTCATCCTCGAAGACGTCGCAGAAGGCCGCCGAGGGACAGTCGAGGATATCACCGACCGTTTTGGTGGCCCCTTCGAGGTGACGGTAACGGACGGGCCACTCGGCCAGATCCGCGCCTGGGATGGGGCGATTGCCCACCTTACGATGTACGGCGAGCCAGTCCAAGCCGTCGGCGAAGAGATCCAGGCCCGGCATCGTCAGGAGCCACTGCTGGTCGTCGTCGGGGCCGAGAAGGTCCCCTTCGAGGTCTACGAACACGCCGACTGGAACGTGGGCGTGACCAACCAGCCCCACTCCGAGATCGCCGCGCTCGCAGTATTTCTCGATCGGCTCTTCGACGGGGCCGAACTCGATCGCGACTTCGAGAACGCAACACAACGTGTCGTCCCACAGGAGACGGGCAAGCGCGTCGTCGACGGTGACGATGCCGATGCCGCCGAAGACTGA
- a CDS encoding transcription factor codes for MAFEEYLEDPVIQKYLHELVGPKGMPVAAAPPDGEVTDEELAEELGLELNDVRRALFILYENDLASYRRLRDEDSGWLTYLWTFEYDNIPEQLEGEMYELYEGLVDRREYELDHQFYLCETCGIRFEFEEAMDFGFECPDCGSQLESMENTALVDAMDDRIDALEDELNIDVDA; via the coding sequence ATGGCTTTTGAGGAATACCTCGAGGATCCCGTCATCCAGAAATACCTCCACGAACTGGTGGGACCGAAAGGCATGCCCGTCGCCGCTGCGCCGCCGGATGGCGAGGTGACCGACGAGGAACTCGCCGAGGAACTCGGGTTGGAACTCAACGACGTCCGCCGGGCGCTGTTCATTCTCTACGAGAACGACCTGGCGAGTTATCGCCGGCTCCGTGACGAGGATTCGGGCTGGCTGACCTACCTCTGGACGTTCGAGTACGACAACATCCCCGAACAACTCGAAGGCGAAATGTACGAACTCTACGAGGGACTGGTCGATCGCCGCGAGTACGAACTCGATCACCAGTTCTACCTGTGTGAGACCTGTGGTATCCGCTTCGAGTTCGAGGAGGCGATGGACTTTGGCTTCGAGTGTCCCGACTGTGGGTCACAACTCGAGTCCATGGAGAACACGGCGCTGGTCGATGCGATGGACGACCGCATCGACGCGCTCGAAGACGAACTCAACATCGACGTCGACGCCTAA
- a CDS encoding DUF2110 family protein — translation MVVLATKCYVDGEARERTLDSLASLLADALGELDVTYDVGVRDDDFPSVTISGDDATVARNVLADRWGTITPHLEAGDEYVGTLEAWDGEGFVLDAGRQVRIPADSIGLGQGTPGQLRTRFGLVQHLPIAFVYEGDAEDGTATGRLADGERDRLYEWTRGEGRVNVNSATRAEVRATVNRAGHAEDIVTVERLGLLEQSIVCREATDPPGLLASIGQYLPSELLAVVP, via the coding sequence ATGGTCGTTCTCGCTACCAAGTGCTACGTCGACGGTGAGGCCCGCGAGCGAACGCTCGATTCCCTCGCATCGCTGCTGGCGGACGCCCTCGGTGAACTCGACGTCACGTACGATGTCGGCGTCCGCGACGACGACTTTCCCTCGGTGACGATCAGCGGCGATGACGCCACGGTCGCCCGGAACGTGCTGGCCGATCGCTGGGGGACAATCACCCCACACCTCGAAGCCGGTGATGAGTACGTGGGGACGCTCGAAGCCTGGGACGGCGAGGGGTTCGTCCTCGATGCCGGCCGGCAAGTTCGGATTCCGGCCGACTCTATTGGGCTCGGACAGGGAACTCCAGGACAGCTCCGGACGCGGTTCGGCCTCGTCCAGCACTTACCCATCGCGTTCGTCTACGAAGGCGACGCTGAGGACGGCACCGCAACAGGCCGGCTGGCGGACGGAGAGCGCGACCGCCTCTACGAGTGGACGCGAGGCGAGGGGCGTGTGAACGTCAACAGCGCCACGCGGGCGGAAGTGCGCGCGACGGTCAACCGCGCCGGTCACGCCGAAGATATCGTGACCGTCGAGCGACTGGGGCTGCTCGAACAGAGTATCGTCTGCCGGGAAGCGACAGATCCGCCGGGGTTACTCGCCAGTATCGGGCAGTATCTCCCATCAGAGCTACTAGCCGTCGTGCCATGA
- a CDS encoding DUF5803 family protein codes for MTGRRRLALAVAGLFALLAISGCLSPVSDADLKENATYNWESNASASYTLYTNNYTAVLDVNNRSSIELFLEDAFGSNQALPISALQFRYPNGTVVNNTAFSVETGRSKVTLEPPARNGTAAFTVARSGPDFRTPVVVSGSHEVHLPPGRAISLPFISRAVPGNYTTQTVDDRVVVKWGSVERETILLSFYRNRDVLLFGGLAGVVVAIGLVGLAYHRRQISRLEAQREQLGLDVDTEDDDPRDRGPPPGMG; via the coding sequence ATGACCGGGCGGCGACGTCTCGCACTCGCGGTTGCCGGTCTGTTCGCGCTGCTGGCGATTTCGGGGTGTCTTTCGCCAGTCAGCGACGCCGACCTGAAGGAGAATGCAACCTACAACTGGGAATCAAACGCCTCAGCGAGCTACACCCTGTATACGAACAACTACACGGCGGTACTGGACGTGAACAACCGCTCGTCGATCGAGTTGTTCCTCGAAGACGCCTTCGGCTCGAACCAGGCGTTGCCCATCTCCGCGTTGCAGTTTCGCTATCCGAACGGAACCGTCGTCAACAATACGGCCTTCTCGGTCGAGACAGGTCGATCGAAGGTGACGCTCGAACCGCCGGCACGAAACGGCACTGCGGCGTTTACGGTCGCGCGCTCGGGCCCTGATTTCCGGACGCCCGTCGTCGTGTCCGGGTCCCACGAGGTGCACCTGCCACCCGGACGAGCGATCTCCCTCCCGTTCATCTCGCGTGCCGTCCCCGGAAATTACACCACGCAAACGGTAGACGACCGCGTCGTCGTCAAGTGGGGGTCGGTCGAACGGGAGACGATCCTCCTGTCGTTCTACCGGAATCGCGACGTGTTGCTGTTCGGTGGCTTGGCCGGGGTCGTGGTGGCGATCGGGCTGGTCGGTCTGGCGTACCATCGCCGGCAGATTTCGAGGCTCGAAGCCCAGCGGGAGCAACTGGGCCTCGACGTCGATACCGAGGACGACGATCCTCGTGATCGTGGCCCGCCCCCAGGGATGGGTTAG
- a CDS encoding molybdopterin-binding protein, producing the protein MRVALVTIGDELLAGETVNTNAAWLGRQLADRGVRLERVTVIHDRIDEIATVVDDYRRRYDAVITTGGVGPTHDDMTMDAVAEAFDVELEESQDALEWIETHHGYARDDLTEGTAKIPEGARMIPNHEGVAPGCVLANVYVLPGVPAEMKAMFGEVKAAFTGETIHVETIHAAEPESALLDRIEAVGTQFDVTIGSYPGETVRLKLSGSNAGEVEAAAAWLRERVDRPEAKE; encoded by the coding sequence ATGCGCGTCGCGCTGGTCACGATCGGCGACGAGTTGCTGGCCGGGGAGACGGTCAACACGAACGCCGCCTGGCTCGGCCGCCAGTTGGCCGACCGTGGCGTTCGGCTCGAACGGGTGACGGTCATTCACGACCGGATCGATGAAATCGCCACTGTTGTCGACGACTACCGCAGACGCTACGATGCCGTGATCACGACCGGGGGCGTCGGTCCGACCCACGACGACATGACGATGGACGCCGTGGCTGAAGCCTTCGATGTCGAACTCGAAGAGAGCCAGGACGCCCTCGAATGGATCGAGACTCACCACGGGTACGCCCGTGACGATCTCACGGAAGGAACCGCAAAGATCCCCGAGGGGGCGCGGATGATCCCGAACCACGAGGGGGTCGCCCCGGGGTGCGTGCTGGCGAACGTCTACGTCCTGCCGGGGGTGCCCGCAGAGATGAAAGCAATGTTTGGGGAAGTCAAGGCGGCGTTCACCGGCGAGACCATCCACGTCGAGACGATTCACGCGGCCGAGCCCGAGAGTGCACTCCTCGATCGTATCGAAGCGGTGGGCACACAATTCGACGTGACGATCGGGAGTTATCCCGGCGAGACTGTCCGACTCAAACTCTCCGGTTCGAATGCTGGGGAAGTCGAGGCGGCCGCAGCGTGGCTCCGCGAGCGCGTCGACCGCCCGGAAGCCAAAGAGTGA
- the dnaJ gene encoding molecular chaperone DnaJ, producing the protein MSEDFYDVLGVSRDAGEEEIQEAYREKAREYHPDVSDDPDAEEKFKQVKKAKEVLTDDEKRQAYDRLGHDRFEQAEKRGGFDDSGRGGGRAGRGGRAGGNPFGGGGPFGDMGDIFDQFFGGGGRQRADRPQQGQDLKTRLAIDLEEAHEGVEKQFSVTRPETCSDCGGNGHPPSADSRQCPECEGRGQVTRVQRTPMGRVQQTTTCPRCDGEGSLHTETCSTCNGDGQVRNEATLSVEVPAGIQTGQTLRMEREGAPGENGGPNGDLLIEIEIDDHDEFERDGADLHHTAPITFPQAALGDTIEVPTLDGPVELDVPAGTQSGETFRLQGKGMPRLRRRGHGDLLVTVQVYTPESLSDEQRDALEQFAEASGEEIDVEQGFFDRLKSSL; encoded by the coding sequence ATGAGCGAGGATTTCTACGACGTACTGGGGGTCTCTCGGGACGCGGGCGAGGAGGAGATCCAGGAAGCCTATCGCGAGAAGGCACGCGAGTACCATCCCGACGTCAGCGACGATCCGGACGCCGAAGAGAAGTTCAAGCAGGTCAAAAAGGCAAAAGAGGTCCTGACCGACGACGAGAAACGGCAGGCCTACGATCGCCTGGGCCACGACCGCTTCGAGCAGGCCGAAAAGCGAGGTGGCTTCGACGACAGCGGCCGTGGCGGGGGCCGGGCCGGGCGGGGCGGACGCGCCGGCGGTAATCCCTTCGGCGGTGGCGGTCCCTTCGGCGACATGGGCGATATTTTCGACCAGTTCTTCGGTGGCGGTGGCCGCCAGCGGGCTGACCGCCCACAGCAGGGCCAGGATCTCAAGACCCGATTGGCGATCGACCTCGAGGAAGCCCACGAAGGGGTCGAAAAACAGTTCAGCGTCACGCGACCGGAGACGTGTTCGGACTGTGGCGGCAACGGGCACCCGCCGAGTGCGGACAGCCGGCAATGTCCCGAATGTGAGGGACGTGGCCAGGTGACCCGCGTCCAGCGGACGCCGATGGGTCGGGTCCAGCAGACGACGACCTGTCCGCGCTGTGACGGCGAAGGCTCACTTCACACCGAAACGTGCTCGACCTGTAACGGCGACGGCCAGGTTCGCAACGAAGCAACACTGTCCGTCGAGGTGCCGGCCGGAATCCAGACTGGCCAGACCCTCCGCATGGAACGGGAAGGCGCGCCCGGCGAGAACGGTGGCCCGAACGGCGATCTGCTGATCGAAATCGAGATCGACGACCACGACGAGTTCGAACGCGATGGCGCGGACCTGCACCACACGGCTCCGATCACGTTCCCACAGGCTGCACTCGGGGATACGATCGAAGTCCCGACCCTGGACGGGCCGGTCGAACTCGATGTCCCAGCAGGCACCCAAAGCGGCGAGACGTTCCGCCTGCAGGGCAAAGGCATGCCACGACTCCGCCGTCGCGGCCACGGCGACTTGCTCGTGACAGTGCAGGTCTATACGCCCGAATCACTCTCTGACGAACAGCGCGACGCACTCGAACAGTTCGCCGAAGCCAGCGGCGAAGAAATCGACGTCGAGCAGGGCTTTTTCGATCGGCTGAAAAGTTCGCTGTAA